A genomic window from Syntrophus gentianae includes:
- a CDS encoding ATP-binding protein — STIVTSQLPVDLWHEQIGDPTIADAILDRLVHNAHKINLSMKGESMRKKYAGLT, encoded by the coding sequence CCTCCACGATTGTCACCAGTCAACTCCCCGTGGATTTATGGCATGAACAAATCGGCGATCCCACAATTGCCGACGCCATCCTCGACCGGCTGGTCCATAATGCCCATAAGATCAATCTGTCGATGAAGGGGGAATCGATGAGGAAAAAATATGCCGGCTTGACCTGA